The genomic DNA CCTGCTCAACGAGCAGGTGGACGACGAATACCTCTACGCCGGCACGCGGTCGACGGTAAAGCCGTTTGCCGTCGACCCCATCGACCCGACGGCGGACGGCGCGGGCGTCGTCTACTACGGGAACGACCAGCCGCGGCCCCGGGCCATCGGCCCCGAAACGACGCTGGACGTCGCGGTCAGCGGCACGCAGGTCTTCAACGTCGATCGCGACGGCGACGGCACGGCGGACTACACCCTGACGGAGGCGCTGCAGAACCTGTCCGACGCCCTGCGCGCCAACGACACGGTGGCGATCGCCCAGAATGTGGAGGTGGTCAAGGGCGCCATGGACCATATCGTGGAGCTCGCGGCCGAGGTGGGGACGAAGGGCAACAAACTGACGCTGGCGGAAAACCAGCTGATCGATGCCGGCGTGACCGTGGCGCAACACCGCTCCACGATCGAGGACGCCGATTTTGCCGAGACGATCATTACGCTCCAGAAGGCGCAGGCCGACTTGCAGAATTCGCTGCAGGTCGCCAGCCGCGTACTCGACCTCTCGCTTCTCAACTACATCTAAACGCCGAACGAACATGGCTTCTTCTTTTTCCCTGTCCTCGAATCAATCGTTTCTGTCGGCGTATCGCCTCCCCGCGCTGGCGCTGCCGGAACCCGCGAGGCTGCCGGCGGCCGCGAACGAGGTGTTGCCGGCCATCATGCATCGCGAGGCGGATCCGAGGAGCCTGTCGCTGCGGGTGATCCTGGGCGACCAGAGCACGTTGCCCAACGAAGAGCAGGCGGCCCTCCATATGGCGCTGGCGGCTTCGTTTCATCAGGCCGGCGACTACCGGAAGGCACGCCGGCACGCGGAGCAGTCCATCGCGCAATACGGCAAGCAATGGGCCTCGCACCGCATCATCGTCGATGCCCTGATGGCCCAGCAGCTCTTCGACGAGGCGTTCGCGCACTTCCTGGCGGTCAAACCGCCGGCCCGGCCCGCGGCCTGGGACCATGCCCTGACGGAACAGGAATGGAAGCTTTGCGGCGCGGCCTGCGCCTGGCGGCTCAAAGGCTGGGACGACGTCGCCCGCCTGATCGACGAGGCCTTCCCGAGCGGGTTGACGACGATGCCCATCGGGTTGCTCGAGGATTATTTCCGGCTCACGCTCTACCGCAACCAGCCCGACGAGGCCGGCCGCGTGGCGGCCATCCTGATGGCGACGCATACGCTCGAATTCAACGACGCGCTGTTGCAGACGCTCGTCCAGCAGGGCTGGACGCAGCAGGCGCTGCCGCTGTATCGCAACGCCTACACGCAGGATCCCCGGAATCAGCTCCTGCGCCGGCGTCTGGTGGCCCTGTGCATCCGCGAGGGCAAGATCGAGGAGGCGCGCCGCCTCACGGCGCCGGGGGCGCTGGACATGAACGCGCGCGCGAACTCCTGAACGACGGACCGAACGCAGGATAACGGTCCGGGGACCCTCCCCCGGCCCGAGCAGCAACCGGCAAGGCCGGCGCACCATGTGCGTCGGCCTTTTTTCGTGACCGCACCGCCTGGAGCGCCTAGGGTCTTGCAGCCTCAGGAAGCCGGCCTGAGCGCCTCGCGGGCGCCGGCGTGGATGCGGGGCCAGGGAACGCCCTTCCCGCTCCTGCTTGCCGCTGGAGGGCACGCTATGGCGTGACGCGAACCGGGGGAGACGCGCCCCGAATCCCGCCGGCTATCGGGGGCGGCGCGAGGACTTCCGCATCTGCTCAATCATTTTTGTAAGCATCGCCTTAAGGCACCTCAGCGCCCGACGATACAGGCTCTAGAATGATCTTACATGCCAGAACCGAACCATAAACCAACCCAGAAAAAACACCATGGGAGCATTTGGAGATCTGTCTCGAATTAACACCAACGTCCAGTCTCTTGGCGCGTTGAATCAGTTGAACCGCACCAACATGAGCCTCGGTGTCCGTCAGCTTCGGCTGGCCAGCGGCAGCCGAATCAATCGTGCGGAGGACGACGCTGCGGGGTATTCGATCTCGAAGAAACTCGGAGCCCGTCTGCGGGGCCAGGCCCAGGCGCTTGCCAACATCGGCGATGCGAAGAGCATGCTGACCGTTGCGGAAGGCGCCCTCAACACCATCATGGACATCCTGGCCACGATGAAGGAAAAAGTCATCCAGGGCGCGAACGACACGCTTGGAAGCGAAGAGCGAGCCCTGGTCAAAACCCAGCTGAACAGCCTGTCGACGGAAATCAACTCCGTCATCAGCAGCGCATTGTTCCTGAGCCGGGGCATCTTCACCTCGAGCGCGCTGACCTTCATGGTCGGACCGACCAGCAATCACCTCTTCCAGGTGACGGTTGGCGCCATCTCGGCGAACGGTCTGGGCGTAGCCTCGACGAGCCTGAGCGTACGTTCGGCCACCTCGGCCGCATCGTCTCTGGGCGGCATCGACCGCGGCATCCAGACGATCGCGAGCATCATGGCCGGCCTGGGTAACTCCCAGCTCGCGCTCAGCTTCAAGGAAGAAAACCTTTCGACCTCGATCATCAACAACGAATCGGCGAAGAGCCGCATCTCGGACGCGGATTTCGCCAAGGAACAGATGGAAATCGCCAAGCTGCAGATCCTGCAGCAGACCGGCGTGAGCGCACTGGTCAACGCCAACGTGGCGCCCCAGTCGATCCTCCAGCTGCTCCAGTAGTCGGATGAAACGAGAAAGGCGGCCTTCGGGCCGCCGACTCAGAAATCAACCCCAGGGACCCGCTTCCAGACGCCATCGCCATACTCGCAAACCGTGGCCGGCCGAAGGAAGCACCAGGACCCAAGTACATAAAATAAGCGAGTTCGGGGCAGTGCTCGCACCACCACCCCGAACCCTTCTCACTCCACGCCAATAACCAACACAAACGGAGGAAGGATCATGGCTTTTGGAGATTTGACTCGCATTAACACCAACATTCAGTCGATGCAATCGCTGTTCGAGCTGCAGAAGTCGAACGCCGAACTTGGCACGCGTCAGCTGCGACTCGCAACCGGTAATCGCATAAACCGTGCCGAAGACGATTCGGCTGGTTTTTCGATCGGCATGAAGCTCGAGTCGCGGGTTCGCGGCCAGGCGGCAGCGCTGGCGAATATTGGTGATGCGAAAAGTATGTTGGGCATTGCCGAAGGCAGCCTGGGCACCATTCAGGAAATCCTGATGACCATGAAGGAAAAGGTGATCCAGGGCGCCAACGACACGCTTGGCAGCTTCGAGCGTACGCTGATCAACAATCAGCTGCATGCGCTCTCGACGGAAATCAACTCGATCATCAGCAGCACCACGTTCAACGGCGTCTCCGTGTTCACGACGGGCAGCTTCCAGTTCCAGGTTGGCGCCGGCAGCACGGACACCTTCCAGGTGACGGTTGGCGCGCTGTCCGCTGGAGCGCTGGGTGTCGGTTCGACGTCCCTCAGCGTTTCCTCGGCCAACTCGGCCACCGGGTCGCTGGCTGGTATCGATTCCGCCATCAACACGATCGCGAGCACGCTGGGCAGCCTGGGTGACAACCAGCTGGCGCTCTCCTTCAAGGAGGAGAACCTCAACGTGAACATGATCAACCAGGATGCCGCTCGTAGCCGCATCATGGACGCTGACTTTGCCAAAGAACAGATCGAGATCGTCAAGCTGCAGATCCTGCAGCAGACCGGTGTCGCCGCTGTTTCGCAGGCGAACCTCGGCCCGCAGGTAGTACTGTCCCTGCTCTAAGGTAAAAAATACCCAGAAACGGGACGGTTCTGGCATACATGCTCCCGTGGGTCGGCAGGCCCACCGGCCTGCCGAGAACACCCCTCCGATCATTCGGAGGGGTGTTCTTGTTTTTCGGGGTCAAGCAAATTCAGGCCGGCACGCTCGCCCGTGCGAACGCGCTTTGAAGCGCCAGGATATACGATTTGACCTCTTCGGGATCGAACGTTTCCGCCATGCCGATGGACTCGAACGCCCGGGCATGTTGCTCCAGGCCGATGCTCCGGCACGCGACCGTCAGATGCCGCAGCAGAATGCGGGTGTTGAAGACGAACCGGACGTACCCGTCGGTCTGCTCGTTCACGTGGTACGATTGCAGCAGCATGAGCATGCCGTCCTCGATCTGCTCGGCGCGCATGAGCGCGACGCCGGTCAGGTAGAAGCCGACCGGCTCCCGCGGATTCAGCGCGAGCATCTCGTTGCAATGCACGAGCGCGTCGGCGTAGCGGTTCAGCCGCATCTCGGTCTGCGCCCCGAGGAGCCGCGTGTAATACGCGTTTTCGGGCGTCAGCTTCGCGTAGTCGATGCTGGCGAAGAGTTGCGCCGCTTCCTCGTTGCGCCGCATGATGAAATAGATCAGCCCGAGCTGGTAGCCGTAGTAGGCGCGGTAGATGTCCGACCGGGGGTTCTCGTACTCCTGCCGGAGCAGATCCAGGCGCGTCTTGTACTTCTTCACCATCTCGGCCTCGGGCAGGGCATAGCCCGTATGGACGATCTCGGCGTCGAGGCGCACCACCTGCCGGCCCGTCTGCTTTGCGTGCGCCGCAATGGCCTCCATGACCTGGTTGTGGACGCTGCCGAAATACCGGATATCCGGGTGGTTGCGCAGGA from Rhodothermales bacterium includes the following:
- a CDS encoding flagellin; translated protein: MSMESSAVSRAMSLSSVAFQGTLLNKQRELSVAQEQLASGLRINRASDDAAGYARARQFEQLQNRYDQYERTMSVARSWIDHTQANLEGLSNLFSEAYQSSVGAANETLDQGERDAIATLIDTLKESTIDLLNEQVDDEYLYAGTRSTVKPFAVDPIDPTADGAGVVYYGNDQPRPRAIGPETTLDVAVSGTQVFNVDRDGDGTADYTLTEALQNLSDALRANDTVAIAQNVEVVKGAMDHIVELAAEVGTKGNKLTLAENQLIDAGVTVAQHRSTIEDADFAETIITLQKAQADLQNSLQVASRVLDLSLLNYI
- a CDS encoding tetratricopeptide repeat protein codes for the protein MASSFSLSSNQSFLSAYRLPALALPEPARLPAAANEVLPAIMHREADPRSLSLRVILGDQSTLPNEEQAALHMALAASFHQAGDYRKARRHAEQSIAQYGKQWASHRIIVDALMAQQLFDEAFAHFLAVKPPARPAAWDHALTEQEWKLCGAACAWRLKGWDDVARLIDEAFPSGLTTMPIGLLEDYFRLTLYRNQPDEAGRVAAILMATHTLEFNDALLQTLVQQGWTQQALPLYRNAYTQDPRNQLLRRRLVALCIREGKIEEARRLTAPGALDMNARANS
- a CDS encoding flagellin, encoding MGAFGDLSRINTNVQSLGALNQLNRTNMSLGVRQLRLASGSRINRAEDDAAGYSISKKLGARLRGQAQALANIGDAKSMLTVAEGALNTIMDILATMKEKVIQGANDTLGSEERALVKTQLNSLSTEINSVISSALFLSRGIFTSSALTFMVGPTSNHLFQVTVGAISANGLGVASTSLSVRSATSAASSLGGIDRGIQTIASIMAGLGNSQLALSFKEENLSTSIINNESAKSRISDADFAKEQMEIAKLQILQQTGVSALVNANVAPQSILQLLQ
- a CDS encoding flagellin, translating into MAFGDLTRINTNIQSMQSLFELQKSNAELGTRQLRLATGNRINRAEDDSAGFSIGMKLESRVRGQAAALANIGDAKSMLGIAEGSLGTIQEILMTMKEKVIQGANDTLGSFERTLINNQLHALSTEINSIISSTTFNGVSVFTTGSFQFQVGAGSTDTFQVTVGALSAGALGVGSTSLSVSSANSATGSLAGIDSAINTIASTLGSLGDNQLALSFKEENLNVNMINQDAARSRIMDADFAKEQIEIVKLQILQQTGVAAVSQANLGPQVVLSLL
- a CDS encoding glycosyltransferase, which encodes MKLSIPTQGPSGSQAGPRLSLCMIVKNEAKTLEKCLSLARPHVDEIVVVDTGSTDGTQDIARRYADVYDEIEWPGSFAVARNHSLDLATSEYILILDGDEYIEKPDAWKRIRESLGLLDYAAMLLPVKNLLGDTNVVEADVFWQERILRNHPDIRYFGSVHNQVMEAIAAHAKQTGRQVVRLDAEIVHTGYALPEAEMVKKYKTRLDLLRQEYENPRSDIYRAYYGYQLGLIYFIMRRNEEAAQLFASIDYAKLTPENAYYTRLLGAQTEMRLNRYADALVHCNEMLALNPREPVGFYLTGVALMRAEQIEDGMLMLLQSYHVNEQTDGYVRFVFNTRILLRHLTVACRSIGLEQHARAFESIGMAETFDPEEVKSYILALQSAFARASVPA